In the genome of Monodelphis domestica isolate mMonDom1 chromosome 2, mMonDom1.pri, whole genome shotgun sequence, one region contains:
- the EBNA1BP2 gene encoding probable rRNA-processing protein EBP2, whose protein sequence is MALLASVSDSETDSEALSDAELQEAFARGDLKPGLNVELEAPKRRRNDVAGLGQCLAEFRRDLSWLERLDVTVGPAPELPGQQTPVQPGSVDPEDDFRREMTFYRQAQAAVLAVLPRLHQHHILTKRPQDYFAEMAKSDQQMQKIRQKLQTKQAAMAKSEKAKQLRALRKYGKKVQTEVLQKRQQEKSKMMTAIKKYQKGFSDRLDFLEGDDKALSRGQKEGAKAKQMKKGPSAKRRYKNQKFGFGGRKKGSKRNTKESYDDVSSFRARTAHGKGPHKMGKKLSNKRPGKRARDKMKNRTR, encoded by the exons ATGGCACTGTTAGCTTCAGTCTCGGACTCGGAGACGGATTCGGAGGCGCTCTCGGATGCCGAG CTGCAGGAGGCCTTCGCTCGGGGCGATCTGAAGCCGGGGCTCAACGTGGAGCTCGAGGCGCCGAAACGGAGGCGCAATGACGTG GCTGGGCTCGGTCAGTGTCTGGCTGAGTTCCGAAGGGACCTGTCATGGTTGGAGCGACTGGACGTGACCGTGGGGCCCGCGCCCGAGCTCCCAGGGCAGCAGACGCCCGTGCAGCCTGGATCCGTGGACCCCGAGGACGATTTCCGAAGGGAGATGACCTT CTACCGCCAGGCCCAGGCTGCCGTCCTGGCTGTGCTGCCCCGGCTCCACCAGCACCATATCCTCACCAAGAGGCCTCAGGATTACTTCGCAGAGATGGCCAAGTCCGACCAGCAGATGCAGAAG ATTCGACAAAAGCTGCAAACAAAACAGGCTGCCATGGCGAAGTCTGAAAAGGCCAAGCAACTTAGAGCACTCAGGAAATATGGCAAGAAG GTGCAGACAGAGGTTCTTCAGAAGAGACAGCAGGAGAAATCAAAGATGATGACGGCTATCAAGAAATACCAGAAAG GCTTCTCAGACAGACTAGACTTCCTTGAGGGAGATGACAAGGCACTCTCACGGGGCCAGAAGGAAGGAGCCAAGGCCAAGCAGATGAAGAAAGG gcCCAGCGCCAAGCGACGGTACAAAAACCAGAAGTTTGGTTTtggtgggaggaagaaagggtCCAAGAGGAACACTAAGGAGAGCTATGATGATGTGTCCAGCTTCCGGGCCCGGACTGCCCATGGCAAGGGCCCCCACAAGATGGGCAAGAAGCTGTCCAAT aAGAGACCTGGAAAACGGGCAAGAGACAAAATGAAGAATAGAACACGCTAA
- the CFAP144 gene encoding cilia- and flagella-associated protein 144 has product MAAKGREKEPVDEVHQTQIMCEVIRKELRTQKLYTHYHVNPNRKGYTITRKPMSWHDNIEEPADAKFLNIIHYAAQGPKKKYSEPQTESQEIGWDSDPLVPSERWDRRVNFFRHYMDITKYMAEFWRMKARESSD; this is encoded by the exons ATGGCGGCTAAAGGGCGAGAGAAGGAGCCTGTTGACGAAGTGCACCAGACCCAGATCATGTGTGAGGTGATCCGCAAGGAGCTGCGAACCCAGAAGCTGTACACTCACTACCACGTGAACCCCAATCGCAAGG GTTACACCATCACCAGAAAACCTATGTCTTGGCATGACAACATAGAGGAACCTGCAGATG CCAAATTCCTCAATATCATTCACTATGCTGCCCAAGGACCCAAGAAGAAATACTCAGAACCTCAGACAGAGAGCCAGGAAATTGGCTGGGACTCGGATCCCTTG GTCCCCAGTGAGCGCTGGGACAGAAGGGTCAATTTTTTCCGTCACTACATGGACATCACGAAGTATATGGCAGAATTCTGGCGCATGAAGGCCAGGGAGAGCTCAGACTAG